In Candidatus Microthrix subdominans, the DNA window TGGCGACGTCCAGCTGATAACGATCAACCGGCCCCGGCGGCGCAACGCCCTCGACGCCGAGGCGGTCGAGGCCCTTCACCAGGCGATTGACGCCGCCGCCGAGTCCGCACCGCGGGTGTTGGTGCTCACCGGCACCGACGGCCATTTCTGCGCCGGTGCCGACATCACCACCACCGAGGACCCCGACTACACGGTTGGTCTGCGCCACATGCTCGACGCGCTGGTCGGCCTGAGGTTCCCGACCGTGGCCGCTATCGCGGGATCGTGCATGGGCCTGGGCGTGCAGCTGGCCCTGTCGGTCGACCTCCGGGTAGCGAGCGAGGATGCTCGCTTTGCTGTGCCGGTGGCGCGGCTTGGCCTGCTGACGGACCATCAAACGCTCCAGCGCTTGACGTTGGCGGTCGGCTGGGGGATGGCGCGTTCCATGGTGCTTGCGGGTGACGTGTTGAACTTCGACGATGCCTGGCGCCTCGGTTTGGTGCAGCGGCGCGGCGACCTGGACGATGCGTTGGCGTGGGCCGCCGACATGGCCACCCTGGCGCCGCTGTCCCAGGCCGGCGCCAAGCTGGGTCTCGATCTGCTGGAGAAGCCGGTCGCCGACCACCCCCGCTACCGGGAGGCATTTCTGGCGGCCTGGGCCTCTGAGGACCTCGCCGAGGGTCGGGCGGCGTTCGCCGAGCGGAGGACCCCGACCTTTCGGGGCCGGTGACCCGCACTGCCAACAAAGCTTCCAGTCCGCCACAAATACCGTCAGGGAGGTGAAAGGGTCGAGTCCTGGTCGAGACTCATGACGCCAAACGGGTTGACTGTATGTGCTCAGAGGCGCATAATGCAGTTACCGCTTCATCACGCTGGACGCGTTCGGAGCTGTGGGGGGATTCAGATGTCTCGACACGATGATTTCGATGGTGACGGACGGGCCGAGCTGCTGGTGTCGAGTCCTTGGGGCATCGGGCTGTTGGAAATGTTGGGCAGCGCCTTCAATGCTCCCATGATGGCGCCGAACGGCACCCGATTCGGTGGCTGGAACCTGCAGACCGGCGATAACCGGTTTGGGCCGGTCGGCGACTTCGATGGAGACGGACAGGCGGAGATCGTGTTCTCCAGCCCATGGGGCCTCGGGGTCCTCGAACAGCGGAAAAACACGTTCGCACCCCTGATGATGGCGCCGAACAGCACCCGATTCGGTGGCTGGAACCTGCAGACCGGTGACAACCGGTTTGAAAAGGTCGGCGACTTCGATGGTGATGGACGTGCCGAACTCCTGATTACGAGCCCGTGGGGCGTGGGGATCCTGGAGCTTGCTGGGTCGACGCTCGCCGCTCCCATGATGGCGCCGAACGGCACGCGATTCGGTGGCTGGAACCTGCAGACCGGCGATAACCGGTTTGGCCCCGTCGGCGACTTCGACGGCGATGGACGGGACGAGATTTTTGTCTCCAGCCCGTGGGGTGTGGGGATTCTGCAAATGCAGGGGAACACCTTGCGGCCGCTCATGATGGCTCCGAATGGGACGAGGTTTGGCGGCTGGCTACTCAACACCCGCGACAACTTCTTTCGGATTGCGGCCGACTTTGACGGAGACGGCCGTGTGGAACTGCTCGTGACCAGCCCTTGGGGAATCGGGATTCTTGAGTTCACCGGCGGCACCCTCGGAGCGGTCACGATGGCATCCAACGGCACCCGATTAGGAGGGTGGATCGTCGACACCACCAACAACCGCTTCGGCCCTGCAGCGGACTACGACGGGGACGGCCGTGCGGAACTCTTGATGTCCAGCCCATGGGGGATCGGCACACTCGAGCTGAACGGCGGGGCGTTCACATCGCCGCTTATGGCCGCCAACGGAACCCGCGTGGGCGGCTGGGTGGTCGACACCCGCAACAATCGGTACGGACCTGCAGCGGACTACGACGGGGACGGGCGGGCTGAACTGCTCGCTACGAGCCCTTGGGGTCTCGGTGTGCTCGAGCTGACCGTCCCCGGGG includes these proteins:
- a CDS encoding VCBS repeat-containing protein, producing the protein MSRHDDFDGDGRAELLVSSPWGIGLLEMLGSAFNAPMMAPNGTRFGGWNLQTGDNRFGPVGDFDGDGQAEIVFSSPWGLGVLEQRKNTFAPLMMAPNSTRFGGWNLQTGDNRFEKVGDFDGDGRAELLITSPWGVGILELAGSTLAAPMMAPNGTRFGGWNLQTGDNRFGPVGDFDGDGRDEIFVSSPWGVGILQMQGNTLRPLMMAPNGTRFGGWLLNTRDNFFRIAADFDGDGRVELLVTSPWGIGILEFTGGTLGAVTMASNGTRLGGWIVDTTNNRFGPAADYDGDGRAELLMSSPWGIGTLELNGGAFTSPLMAANGTRVGGWVVDTRNNRYGPAADYDGDGRAELLATSPWGLGVLELTVPGGGSPVMAPNGTRFGGWNLQTDDNRFGVRRSCFDHVVVHFKMLVAPSAALTTFMDRQYKAMEDLFADYGVATYRGTTEDLSADARLAGVVDLDVGACTRGNPTAEHNALFANRNGVRANELVVYVVRTLNSSASTNLLGCATHPNNQPGCAVVQANARWLVAHEIAHVLGLRHWPKTPTTNSQYLMFPNVGWTDTPPDIVQTEVATMVDSPLTRAF
- a CDS encoding enoyl-CoA hydratase/isomerase family protein, giving the protein MPAPDAVVLSERRGDVQLITINRPRRRNALDAEAVEALHQAIDAAAESAPRVLVLTGTDGHFCAGADITTTEDPDYTVGLRHMLDALVGLRFPTVAAIAGSCMGLGVQLALSVDLRVASEDARFAVPVARLGLLTDHQTLQRLTLAVGWGMARSMVLAGDVLNFDDAWRLGLVQRRGDLDDALAWAADMATLAPLSQAGAKLGLDLLEKPVADHPRYREAFLAAWASEDLAEGRAAFAERRTPTFRGR